From Microbacterium croceum, a single genomic window includes:
- the truB gene encoding tRNA pseudouridine(55) synthase TruB, whose protein sequence is MVSPGILLVDKPAGLTSHDVVARTRRAFGTRKVGHAGTLDPMATGLLVIGIEGATRLLTYVVGADKTYHATIRLGQTTGTDDADGDITAQAAPEAWSAVTPEAVAAGIAALTGDISQVPSAVSAIKVDGQRAYDRVRAGEEVVLAARDVVVSRFDIVAERVGEGTRDLDVIVDCSSGTYIRALARDLGAALGVGGHLTALRRTRVGPFSVSDSVGIDALEGAPTLTAAEAAGRILQPLPVTDDESRDLRHGKRLAGQAARIHGSLAAAIDTDGVLVGIVEKRGADLKSAMNMPQVAS, encoded by the coding sequence ATGGTTTCGCCCGGCATCCTTCTCGTTGACAAGCCCGCTGGGCTGACCAGTCATGACGTCGTCGCCCGCACCCGTCGGGCCTTCGGAACACGCAAGGTCGGGCACGCAGGCACGCTGGACCCGATGGCGACCGGACTTCTGGTGATCGGCATCGAGGGGGCGACCCGCCTGCTCACCTACGTCGTGGGCGCCGACAAGACCTATCACGCCACGATCCGGCTCGGACAGACGACGGGCACGGATGACGCGGACGGAGACATCACCGCGCAGGCTGCGCCGGAGGCCTGGTCCGCCGTCACGCCGGAGGCCGTCGCTGCAGGCATCGCCGCGCTCACCGGCGACATCTCCCAGGTGCCCAGTGCCGTCTCGGCCATCAAGGTCGACGGACAGCGCGCGTACGACCGCGTTCGCGCCGGTGAGGAAGTGGTGCTCGCTGCGCGAGACGTCGTGGTCTCACGCTTCGACATCGTCGCCGAGAGGGTGGGCGAGGGGACGCGCGACCTCGACGTCATCGTCGATTGCTCGTCCGGAACCTACATCCGCGCGCTCGCCCGCGACCTCGGCGCGGCTCTGGGTGTGGGAGGACACCTCACCGCGCTGCGGCGCACCAGGGTCGGCCCTTTCTCCGTGTCGGATTCCGTGGGCATCGACGCGCTCGAGGGCGCGCCGACGCTCACTGCCGCCGAAGCTGCTGGTCGTATTCTGCAGCCCCTTCCGGTCACTGACGATGAGTCGCGGGACCTCCGCCACGGCAAGCGTCTGGCCGGCCAGGCCGCCCGGATCCACGGCTCACTCGCCGCGGCGATCGACACAGACGGCGTGCTGGTGGGGATCGTCGAGAAGCGCGGGGCGGACCTAAAGAGCGCCATGAACATGCCGCAGGTCGCGTCATGA
- a CDS encoding bifunctional riboflavin kinase/FAD synthetase — MIVFRDPEEIPADFGPSAVAIGKFDGVHAGHRAVIARLNERASASGARAIAVTFDRNPLAILRPDLCPENVVTVDRKLELLGELGLDATLVLTFDEELAARSAEDFVVDILVTALRVSTVLVGEDFRFGRGGAGTPELLRQLGPQYGFDVEVVDEVYLPGSPRRVSSTWIRELLMEGDVSGASRVLGRNPDVRGVVVHGLKRGRELGFPTANLSPIVDAFVPADGVYAGWLVDHDTGIRHPSAISVGTNPTFDDVLVRQVEAHVLGQTGLDLYGHDVSVEFVERLRGMVAFEGMEKLSEQMADDVRVAARVLAEEA, encoded by the coding sequence GTGATCGTCTTCAGAGACCCCGAGGAGATCCCGGCCGATTTCGGCCCGAGCGCGGTGGCGATCGGCAAGTTCGACGGAGTGCACGCCGGCCATCGTGCGGTGATCGCCCGCCTGAACGAGCGCGCGTCCGCCAGCGGTGCACGCGCGATCGCCGTGACCTTCGACCGGAACCCGCTCGCCATCCTCCGACCGGACCTATGCCCCGAGAACGTCGTCACGGTCGACCGCAAGCTGGAGCTGCTCGGCGAACTCGGCCTCGACGCCACGCTCGTGCTCACCTTCGACGAGGAGCTCGCCGCACGCAGCGCCGAGGACTTCGTCGTCGACATCCTGGTGACCGCGTTGCGAGTGTCGACCGTGCTGGTGGGGGAGGACTTCCGGTTCGGGCGGGGCGGCGCGGGGACGCCCGAACTGCTGCGCCAACTCGGCCCGCAGTACGGCTTCGATGTGGAGGTCGTCGACGAGGTGTACCTGCCAGGTTCCCCGCGCCGCGTCTCCTCGACCTGGATCCGCGAGCTGTTGATGGAGGGCGACGTCTCCGGGGCGTCGCGTGTGCTCGGGCGCAACCCGGATGTGCGCGGAGTGGTCGTCCACGGGCTGAAGCGGGGCCGCGAGCTCGGCTTCCCGACCGCGAACCTCTCGCCCATCGTGGATGCCTTCGTGCCGGCGGACGGCGTGTACGCGGGGTGGCTCGTCGATCACGACACCGGCATCCGGCATCCGTCCGCGATCTCGGTCGGGACGAACCCGACGTTCGACGACGTGCTCGTCCGTCAGGTCGAGGCGCATGTGCTCGGGCAGACCGGGCTGGATCTGTACGGGCATGACGTGTCCGTGGAGTTCGTCGAGCGGCTGCGCGGCATGGTGGCATTCGAGGGCATGGAGAAGCTGTCCGAGCAGATGGCGGACGATGTGCGCGTCGCTGCACGCGTGCTCGCCGAAGAGGCGTAG
- a CDS encoding DEAD/DEAH box helicase produces MPTTATAATRRKKTSRRDDEAPLIPILARKVREIEAKSQRGKLGPTNRVKFQVIAFLVREERARVKSDAEIGDPARAELLKRLDGVATILAKTAARDTSLIQLLEADQATSPVAKRMRRDWLLESGAELAPEELIIADVAPVQAPVVPAAIAERQVTPASVEARQLSNPFLAPDLTPRATTTPRRRLDGWELMGPLYKAFETGAGGAAASMELPPAPEYDHLSPKGLEVMVHQSRFLESVRAGHRSFLLADEPGLGKTAQSLLAASVAGAYPLLVVVPNVVKMNWAREVERWTPQRRATVIQGDGDDIDAFADIFIVNYEILDRHLSWLSSIGLRGMVVDEAHFIKNLSSQRSQNVLSLASRVRERTPGGKPLLLALTGTPLINDVEDFDAIWRFLGWTTGEKPGPELMEKLDATGYTPADKAFYPEARDAVISMGIVRRKKKDVAADLPDKLVADLPVQLDDEFGRSIRQAERELGERLAAKYRRIIEARGDRGLAPGEIDEDIVRMVAHNELEESKASGTGGDNVFTMVRRIGQAKAQLAADYAAQLQRSVGKVVFFAKHIDVMDRAEAHFASVGIRSVSIRGDQSTAARQQAIDDFNGDSEVGIAVCSLTAAGVGLNLQAASNVVLAELSWTAAEQTQAIDRVHRIGQDEPVTAWRIIAAHTIDTKIAELIDQKQGLAARALDGEALDEVAGEPVQLAALMHLLRQALGSA; encoded by the coding sequence ATGCCGACTACGGCAACCGCCGCCACGCGGCGAAAGAAGACGTCTCGTCGTGACGATGAGGCACCGCTGATCCCGATCCTCGCGCGCAAGGTGCGCGAGATCGAGGCGAAGTCCCAACGGGGCAAGCTGGGGCCGACCAACCGCGTCAAGTTCCAGGTGATCGCCTTCCTGGTGCGCGAGGAGCGTGCGCGGGTGAAGTCGGATGCCGAGATCGGCGATCCGGCGCGCGCCGAGCTGCTCAAGCGCCTCGACGGCGTCGCGACGATTCTGGCCAAGACCGCCGCGCGGGACACCTCGCTCATCCAGCTCCTCGAGGCTGACCAGGCCACTTCGCCGGTCGCCAAGCGCATGCGCAGGGACTGGCTGCTCGAGTCCGGCGCGGAACTCGCGCCGGAGGAGCTCATCATCGCCGACGTCGCGCCGGTCCAGGCACCTGTGGTCCCGGCCGCGATCGCCGAACGCCAGGTGACTCCGGCCTCGGTCGAGGCCCGCCAGCTGTCCAACCCGTTCCTCGCGCCCGACCTCACGCCGCGCGCCACCACCACCCCGCGTCGCCGACTCGACGGCTGGGAGCTGATGGGTCCGCTCTACAAGGCGTTCGAGACCGGTGCCGGCGGCGCCGCTGCCAGCATGGAGCTGCCCCCGGCGCCCGAGTACGACCATCTGTCGCCCAAGGGCCTCGAGGTGATGGTGCACCAGTCGCGCTTCCTCGAGTCCGTGCGTGCGGGGCATCGCAGCTTCCTGCTCGCCGACGAGCCGGGACTCGGCAAGACGGCGCAGTCGCTGCTCGCCGCCTCCGTGGCCGGCGCCTACCCGCTGCTGGTCGTCGTCCCCAACGTCGTCAAGATGAACTGGGCGCGCGAGGTCGAGCGGTGGACGCCGCAGCGCCGGGCGACCGTCATCCAGGGCGACGGCGACGACATCGATGCCTTCGCCGATATCTTCATCGTGAACTACGAGATCCTCGACCGTCACCTCTCGTGGCTGTCGTCGATCGGTCTGCGCGGCATGGTCGTGGATGAGGCCCATTTCATCAAGAACCTGTCGTCGCAGCGTTCGCAGAACGTGCTCTCGCTGGCATCCCGTGTGCGTGAGCGCACCCCCGGGGGCAAGCCGCTCCTGCTCGCCCTCACCGGTACCCCGCTCATCAACGACGTCGAGGACTTCGACGCGATCTGGCGGTTCCTCGGCTGGACGACCGGAGAGAAGCCGGGGCCCGAACTCATGGAGAAGCTCGACGCCACCGGATACACCCCGGCGGACAAGGCGTTCTATCCCGAGGCGCGCGACGCCGTGATCTCGATGGGCATCGTCCGGCGCAAGAAGAAGGACGTCGCGGCCGATCTGCCGGACAAGCTCGTCGCCGATCTTCCCGTGCAGCTTGACGACGAGTTCGGCCGCAGCATCCGCCAGGCCGAGCGCGAATTGGGGGAGCGGCTGGCCGCGAAGTACCGCCGCATCATCGAGGCGCGGGGTGACCGTGGTCTGGCCCCTGGCGAGATCGACGAGGACATCGTCCGCATGGTCGCGCACAACGAGCTCGAGGAGTCGAAGGCGTCGGGCACCGGCGGCGACAACGTCTTCACGATGGTGCGTCGCATCGGACAGGCGAAGGCGCAGCTCGCGGCCGACTATGCCGCGCAGCTGCAGCGGTCCGTAGGCAAGGTGGTGTTCTTCGCGAAGCACATCGACGTGATGGACCGGGCGGAGGCACACTTCGCCTCGGTGGGCATCCGTTCGGTGTCCATCCGCGGTGACCAGAGCACCGCTGCGCGCCAGCAGGCGATCGACGACTTCAATGGCGACTCCGAGGTGGGGATCGCGGTGTGCTCCCTGACCGCGGCCGGTGTCGGCCTCAACCTCCAGGCGGCATCCAACGTCGTGCTCGCAGAGCTCTCGTGGACGGCAGCGGAGCAGACGCAGGCGATCGACCGCGTGCACCGGATCGGCCAGGACGAGCCCGTGACCGCGTGGCGCATCATCGCCGCTCACACGATCGACACCAAGATCGCCGAGCTCATCGACCAGAAGCAAGGTCTCGCAGCCCGCGCGCTCGACGGCGAGGCCCTCGACGAGGTCGCCGGCGAGCCCGTGCAGTTGGCGGCTCTCATGCACCTGCTCCGGCAGGCGCTCGGATCCGCCTGA
- a CDS encoding ATP-dependent 6-phosphofructokinase, with protein sequence MKIGILTSGGDCPGLNAVIRGIVLKGTTTYDIEFVGIRDGWRGVVDGDFFPLTRHEVKGLSKVGGTILGTSRTNPYEGPRGGAENIAKTLYGHRIDGIVAIGGEGTLAAADRLAKDGINVIGVPKTIDNDLHATDYSFGFDTAVNIATDAMDRLRTTGDSHQRCMVAEVMGRHVGWIALHAGMAAGAHVICIPEVPMSIDEITALVSSAHDRGRAPLVVVSEGFTLTGMDEAYSDKGLDAFNRPRLGGISEILAPEIERITGIETRSTVLGHIQRGGSPSGFDRVLATRLGLHAADALVEEAWGKMVSLRGTEIVRVPFAEALGELNTVPRSRYDEAAALFG encoded by the coding sequence ATGAAGATCGGCATCCTGACGAGCGGCGGCGACTGCCCCGGTCTCAACGCGGTGATCCGCGGCATCGTCCTGAAGGGCACCACGACCTACGACATCGAGTTCGTCGGCATCCGCGACGGCTGGCGCGGCGTGGTCGACGGCGACTTCTTCCCGCTGACCCGTCACGAGGTGAAGGGTCTGTCGAAGGTCGGCGGCACGATCCTCGGGACCAGTCGCACCAACCCCTACGAGGGACCGCGTGGCGGCGCCGAGAACATCGCGAAGACGCTATACGGCCACCGCATCGACGGCATCGTCGCGATCGGCGGAGAAGGCACGCTCGCCGCCGCTGACCGTCTCGCGAAGGACGGCATCAACGTGATCGGCGTGCCCAAGACGATCGACAACGACCTGCACGCGACCGACTACTCCTTCGGCTTCGACACCGCGGTCAACATCGCGACGGACGCGATGGACCGGCTGCGCACCACCGGCGATTCGCACCAGCGCTGCATGGTCGCCGAGGTCATGGGGCGACACGTGGGCTGGATCGCTCTGCACGCCGGCATGGCCGCCGGCGCCCACGTGATCTGCATCCCCGAGGTGCCGATGTCGATCGACGAGATCACCGCACTCGTCAGCAGCGCTCACGACCGTGGCCGTGCACCGCTCGTCGTCGTCTCCGAGGGCTTCACCCTCACGGGGATGGACGAGGCCTACAGCGACAAAGGCCTCGACGCCTTCAACCGTCCGCGCCTGGGCGGCATCAGCGAGATCCTCGCCCCGGAGATCGAGCGGATCACCGGCATCGAGACACGTTCGACGGTGCTCGGACACATCCAGCGCGGCGGATCGCCGTCCGGCTTCGACCGCGTTCTCGCGACCCGCCTGGGACTCCACGCTGCGGATGCGCTCGTCGAGGAGGCCTGGGGGAAGATGGTCTCCCTTCGCGGCACCGAGATCGTGCGCGTCCCCTTCGCCGAAGCCCTGGGTGAGCTGAACACCGTGCCGCGCAGCCGCTACGACGAGGCGGCGGCTCTCTTCGGCTGA
- a CDS encoding endonuclease domain-containing protein, which translates to MPATASRIGNSALIVHWARGPIDVPSRSAEEPLLNVLFHAARCLEPEQAVLIWESALRSGLVSAGQLERVVWHSERATRLAEVASSLSDSGLETRFVWIMREIGVRVKQQIWIDGHPVDAVIGERLVVQSDGFAHHSTAKDRRRDISADARLTLLGYTVLRFDYQQLLFDPAGVQSTVRMAMAQGLHLRGARKPDRR; encoded by the coding sequence GTGCCAGCGACGGCATCCCGCATCGGGAACTCCGCACTGATCGTGCATTGGGCACGAGGGCCGATCGACGTCCCGTCTCGCAGCGCCGAGGAACCGTTGCTCAACGTGCTGTTCCACGCGGCGCGCTGCCTGGAACCCGAGCAGGCGGTGCTCATCTGGGAGTCGGCGCTGCGCAGCGGCCTGGTGTCAGCGGGGCAGCTCGAGCGCGTCGTCTGGCATTCAGAACGTGCCACCCGTCTCGCGGAGGTGGCTTCCTCACTCTCCGACTCCGGCTTGGAGACGCGGTTCGTGTGGATCATGCGCGAGATCGGCGTCAGAGTGAAGCAGCAGATCTGGATCGACGGGCACCCTGTCGACGCGGTGATCGGTGAACGCCTGGTCGTCCAGAGCGATGGTTTCGCTCATCATTCCACGGCGAAGGACCGTCGCCGAGATATCAGCGCAGACGCGCGCCTCACTCTGCTCGGCTACACGGTGCTGCGGTTCGACTACCAGCAGCTGCTGTTCGACCCCGCGGGAGTGCAATCCACTGTCCGCATGGCGATGGCGCAGGGGCTACACCTCCGAGGGGCACGGAAACCGGACCGGAGGTAG
- a CDS encoding type IV toxin-antitoxin system AbiEi family antitoxin domain-containing protein, with product MIPLTEWMRQHHGVAHSSTVRLAGYDAHAVRTAIASGAITRVRRSWLVDVECSDERRQAA from the coding sequence ATGATCCCCCTCACCGAATGGATGCGCCAGCACCACGGCGTCGCTCACAGCAGCACGGTGCGCCTCGCGGGCTACGACGCGCATGCGGTCAGGACGGCGATCGCCTCTGGTGCCATCACCCGCGTACGGCGATCGTGGTTGGTCGACGTCGAGTGCTCGGATGAACGGCGTCAGGCGGCGTAG